A genomic segment from bacterium (Candidatus Blackallbacteria) CG13_big_fil_rev_8_21_14_2_50_49_14 encodes:
- the aceE gene encoding pyruvate dehydrogenase (acetyl-transferring), homodimeric type — MTEAHEDAHAIEEIETREWLESLDYVIQDGGSERTRRLFVRLQNRAAKFGVDLPYSTTTPYVNTIPRHQQPPYPGRYEIERRIKSIMRWNAMAMVVRANRDEDGIGGHLSSFASSATLYEVGFNHFFQGKHGEKAADQIYFQGHAAPGIYARAFLEGRLSEEQLSNYRRELQTGGGLSSYPHPWLMPDFWEFPTVSMGLGPLMSIYQARFNKYLENRGLKKQTGKVWAFLGDGEMDEPESLGAISLAGREQLDNLVFVINCNLQRLDGPVRGNGKIVQELEGVFRGAGWNVLKVLWGSDWDTLLEKDKTGLLVQRMNETLDGEYQKIKASGSGAYVREHFFGKYPELLELVEDYTDDQLWNLHRGGHDSLKVYAAYHQAVHTQGMPTVILAKTIKGYGLGDSGQGKNVAHQQKKLTEDEIREFRSRFGIPIADEDLLSVPFYKPSPDSDEMQYLHEHRQKLGGPVPQRRVQLAPLAPPPDKLFSEFDGGSEGRELSTTMAYVRMLSRFLKDKNLGPLIVPIIPDEARTFGMEGLFNLYGIYSHAGQKYDPVDSDSLMRYREAQNGQILEEGITEAGSLSSFIAAGTAYASHGVNTIPFFTFYSMFGLQRVGDLVWAAGDMRCKGFLMGATAGRTTLAGEGLQHQDGNSHVLALPHPTLKAYDPAFAYEIGVLLQEGIRRMYVEQKDEFYYITIGNEAYAQPPMPEGVREGILKGLYRFKRSELVQPKARVQLWGSGALMPGVLKAAEMLERYGVAADVWSVTSYKELYQDALDAERWNLLHPEQPERQSWLQAALAETEGPVIAISDYCKVLALSLAKWVPQGLIALGTDGFGRSEGRTDLRRFFEVDAEHTTWTALSHLVRAGKLDASLLKEARSALRIDPEKPNPMSV, encoded by the coding sequence ATGACCGAAGCACACGAAGATGCCCATGCCATCGAAGAAATTGAAACCCGTGAATGGCTTGAATCTCTTGATTACGTGATTCAAGACGGTGGCTCTGAACGAACCCGCCGCTTGTTTGTACGTTTACAGAACCGCGCTGCCAAATTTGGCGTGGATTTACCTTATTCAACCACGACCCCCTATGTGAATACGATTCCCCGCCACCAGCAACCCCCCTATCCAGGTCGTTACGAGATTGAACGCCGGATCAAGAGCATTATGCGTTGGAATGCCATGGCCATGGTGGTGCGTGCCAACCGCGATGAAGACGGGATTGGCGGCCATCTTTCTTCCTTTGCCTCCAGCGCAACGCTCTATGAGGTAGGTTTTAACCATTTCTTTCAGGGTAAGCATGGCGAAAAGGCTGCCGATCAGATTTACTTTCAAGGCCATGCCGCACCCGGGATTTATGCCCGCGCTTTTCTTGAGGGGCGTTTAAGTGAAGAACAGCTCAGCAATTACCGGCGTGAACTGCAAACCGGAGGCGGGCTTTCTTCTTATCCCCATCCCTGGTTGATGCCTGATTTTTGGGAGTTCCCCACTGTTTCCATGGGCTTGGGTCCTTTGATGTCCATTTACCAGGCCCGATTCAATAAATACCTTGAAAACCGGGGTTTAAAAAAACAAACGGGTAAGGTCTGGGCCTTTTTGGGCGATGGCGAAATGGATGAGCCTGAATCCTTGGGGGCGATTAGCCTGGCGGGTCGTGAGCAGTTGGACAATCTGGTCTTTGTGATCAATTGCAATCTCCAGCGCCTGGATGGCCCGGTGCGTGGCAATGGTAAGATTGTCCAGGAACTGGAAGGCGTTTTCCGCGGTGCAGGTTGGAATGTGCTCAAAGTGCTTTGGGGCAGCGATTGGGATACCCTGCTTGAAAAAGACAAGACCGGTCTGTTGGTTCAACGCATGAATGAAACCCTCGACGGTGAATACCAGAAGATTAAAGCCAGCGGTTCCGGGGCCTATGTGCGCGAACATTTCTTTGGTAAATATCCCGAATTGTTGGAACTGGTCGAAGACTATACCGATGACCAGCTCTGGAATCTGCACCGGGGGGGCCATGACTCTCTCAAGGTCTATGCTGCTTACCATCAGGCAGTACATACCCAGGGCATGCCCACGGTGATTCTGGCCAAAACAATCAAGGGCTATGGTTTGGGCGATTCTGGTCAAGGCAAGAATGTCGCCCACCAACAGAAAAAACTGACCGAGGACGAAATCCGTGAGTTCCGCTCGCGCTTTGGTATTCCGATTGCCGATGAAGATTTACTGAGTGTGCCCTTTTACAAACCCAGCCCCGACAGTGATGAAATGCAGTATTTGCACGAACATCGCCAGAAATTGGGCGGGCCTGTTCCTCAGCGTCGTGTGCAATTGGCCCCACTGGCCCCTCCGCCGGATAAACTTTTTTCAGAATTCGATGGCGGCAGCGAGGGACGCGAGCTTTCAACGACCATGGCCTATGTGCGCATGCTTTCCCGTTTTCTCAAAGATAAAAACCTTGGGCCCCTGATTGTGCCGATTATCCCAGATGAAGCCCGTACCTTTGGCATGGAGGGCCTGTTTAATCTCTATGGGATTTACTCCCATGCGGGTCAAAAATATGATCCCGTGGACAGCGATTCATTGATGCGCTACCGCGAAGCCCAAAATGGGCAGATTCTTGAAGAGGGGATTACGGAAGCGGGTTCGCTTTCCTCTTTTATTGCCGCAGGTACAGCCTATGCCAGTCATGGCGTAAATACCATTCCCTTTTTCACTTTTTATTCGATGTTTGGTTTGCAACGTGTGGGGGATTTGGTTTGGGCGGCCGGAGATATGCGCTGCAAGGGCTTTTTAATGGGGGCTACTGCCGGGCGTACCACCCTGGCAGGCGAAGGTTTGCAGCATCAGGATGGAAACAGCCATGTGCTGGCGCTTCCCCACCCGACCTTAAAGGCCTATGACCCCGCCTTTGCCTATGAGATCGGCGTTTTGCTCCAAGAGGGTATTCGTCGGATGTATGTTGAACAAAAAGATGAATTTTACTATATCACCATTGGCAATGAGGCCTATGCACAGCCCCCCATGCCAGAGGGAGTGCGTGAAGGCATTCTCAAAGGGCTTTACCGCTTCAAACGTTCGGAGTTGGTGCAGCCCAAGGCCCGTGTGCAGCTTTGGGGCAGTGGGGCGTTAATGCCGGGTGTGCTCAAGGCCGCTGAAATGCTTGAACGCTACGGTGTTGCTGCAGACGTTTGGAGTGTGACCAGTTACAAGGAACTTTACCAGGATGCTTTGGATGCCGAGCGTTGGAATTTGCTGCATCCGGAACAGCCCGAACGTCAGAGTTGGTTACAAGCCGCTCTGGCTGAGACCGAAGGCCCGGTAATTGCGATTTCTGACTATTGCAAAGTGCTTGCACTTTCTTTGGCCAAATGGGTTCCCCAAGGTTTGATTGCATTGGGTACCGATGGCTTTGGCCGCAGCGAAGGCCGTACTGATTTGCGTCGCTTTTTTGAGGTTGATGCTGAACATACCACTTGGACTGCTTTAAGCCATTTGGTTCGCGCTGGAAAACTGGATGCAAGCCTGCTTAAAGAGGCGCGATCTGCCTTGCGGATTGATCCAGAAAAACCCAATCCAATGAGCGTTTAA
- a CDS encoding branched-chain alpha-keto acid dehydrogenase subunit E2, whose amino-acid sequence MKREIFVPKLGDNVAAAEITQVLVAVGDRIAVDQPLIELESDKASVEIPSPAAGVVQSLAVKEGDSLQEGSLILVLEETGASEPVEVPVEKPVEKQSEKVPDPVVAVAPASGAFEMRIPKLGDNVAAAEITQLLVAVGDMLEKDQAVLELESDKASVEIPAPVAGVVKSLAVKPGDSVKEGDLVLVLESSAGATVPQPVAQAAPAQAPASVPAAPVVPVAGVAKPVPEPLAPSENPIPAAPSVRLFARELGVDLRQVKGSGPRGRISKEDVKLWVKAALKTGPAAPLGSAVSLSVPDLPDFSQWGGVHTEKLTPVRRATAAQMHRAWSQIPHVTQFDQADITEVETFRKARAKQVEAAGGKLTVTAILLKLCGLALKRFPKFNASLDLKNDQLIYKEYVNIGVAVDTPRGLLVPVIRAVDRKGVTGLSVELGEIAKKARDRKLGSEDLQGAGFSISNLGGVGTTYFTPIVNWPEVAILGVGRAQTQPVWRDGQFVPRQIMPLSLSYDHRVIDGAEAARFLRFLAEALESPLMLLMEGDL is encoded by the coding sequence ATGAAACGTGAAATTTTTGTGCCCAAATTGGGCGATAATGTAGCTGCAGCCGAAATTACCCAGGTTTTGGTGGCTGTGGGTGATCGCATTGCGGTGGATCAGCCTTTGATTGAATTGGAGTCTGACAAGGCTTCGGTTGAGATTCCTTCTCCTGCGGCTGGGGTGGTGCAGTCTTTGGCTGTCAAAGAAGGTGACAGTCTGCAAGAGGGCAGTTTGATTCTCGTGCTTGAGGAAACAGGCGCATCAGAGCCTGTTGAGGTACCTGTGGAAAAGCCTGTGGAAAAACAGTCTGAAAAGGTTCCTGATCCGGTTGTGGCTGTCGCCCCAGCTTCAGGTGCTTTTGAAATGCGCATCCCCAAGCTGGGAGACAATGTGGCTGCAGCTGAAATCACCCAATTGCTGGTGGCTGTTGGCGATATGCTTGAAAAGGATCAAGCGGTTTTGGAGTTGGAGTCTGACAAGGCTTCGGTTGAAATTCCTGCTCCTGTGGCTGGGGTAGTGAAATCCTTGGCTGTCAAACCAGGGGATAGCGTGAAAGAAGGCGATTTGGTCTTGGTTCTGGAGAGCTCTGCAGGGGCCACGGTTCCGCAGCCTGTTGCCCAAGCAGCTCCTGCTCAGGCTCCTGCTTCTGTGCCCGCTGCTCCTGTGGTCCCCGTGGCCGGGGTTGCCAAACCAGTGCCTGAACCCTTGGCCCCTTCTGAGAATCCGATTCCGGCAGCTCCTTCTGTGCGCCTTTTTGCACGTGAATTGGGGGTTGATCTTCGCCAGGTTAAGGGCAGTGGTCCACGGGGTCGGATTTCGAAAGAGGATGTCAAACTGTGGGTGAAAGCTGCGCTCAAAACAGGGCCTGCTGCACCACTTGGCAGCGCTGTCAGTTTGAGTGTGCCTGATTTGCCCGACTTCAGCCAATGGGGTGGGGTGCACACCGAAAAACTTACGCCTGTGCGCCGTGCGACAGCGGCGCAAATGCACCGGGCCTGGAGCCAGATTCCCCATGTCACGCAGTTTGATCAGGCCGATATCACCGAAGTTGAAACCTTCCGCAAGGCCCGTGCCAAGCAGGTTGAAGCCGCCGGTGGCAAACTGACGGTGACGGCCATTCTGCTCAAGCTTTGTGGTCTGGCGCTGAAGCGGTTCCCCAAATTTAATGCCAGTCTGGATCTGAAAAATGATCAGCTGATTTACAAAGAATATGTCAATATTGGCGTGGCAGTGGATACGCCCCGTGGCTTGCTCGTTCCCGTGATCCGCGCTGTGGATCGCAAGGGGGTAACCGGTCTTTCGGTGGAATTGGGTGAGATTGCCAAAAAAGCCCGCGATCGCAAATTGGGCAGTGAAGATTTGCAGGGAGCGGGTTTCAGTATTTCCAATCTGGGTGGGGTGGGAACCACCTATTTCACCCCGATTGTAAATTGGCCTGAGGTGGCGATTTTGGGTGTGGGCCGGGCGCAAACCCAGCCTGTCTGGCGTGATGGACAATTTGTACCCCGTCAGATCATGCCGCTTTCGTTGTCCTATGACCACCGTGTCATTGATGGTGCTGAGGCAGCGCGCTTTCTGCGCTTTTTGGCTGAAGCGCTTGAATCCCCGCTGATGCTCTTGATGGAAGGAGATCTTTAA
- the lpdA gene encoding dihydrolipoyl dehydrogenase, with the protein MNHESYQVIVLGGGPGGYAAAFMAADLGLKVALVEKRVNPGGVCLFEGCIPSKAFLHAAELINESKHAASFGLEFAPPKIDIDKLRAWKDTKVVKGLTGGLGQLAKARKVQFIQGTGTIQDTHHLQVETANGQQTLHFEHLIVATGSSPIVLPFLPKSPRVMDSTAALELPDIPERLLVLGGGYIGLEMATVYAALGSKVTVVEMLDSLLAGADPDLVKPLHKRIEKQLAAILLKTKVTGAKEQGEELVVSFEGPDGKAFEQTFDRILVSVGRRPNGKGIGLENTKIELDQQGFIPVNPQRQTVEPSIYAIGDVAGQPMLAHKASHEGRVAVEAIAGHKVAFEPYAIPAVVFTDPEVAWCGLTEREAEAQGRKVEVAKFPWAASGRALTLDRTEGLTKLIIDPETERVLGVGIVGKGAGELIAEATLAVEMAALATDLKLTIHAHPTLSETVMEAAEMFFGQSTHIYKPKRSK; encoded by the coding sequence ATGAATCATGAATCGTATCAGGTGATTGTTCTGGGCGGTGGCCCAGGTGGTTATGCAGCAGCCTTTATGGCTGCTGATCTGGGCTTGAAAGTGGCCCTGGTTGAAAAACGGGTCAATCCCGGTGGGGTTTGCCTGTTTGAAGGCTGTATCCCTTCCAAAGCCTTTCTACATGCTGCCGAATTGATCAATGAAAGCAAGCATGCTGCCAGTTTTGGTTTGGAATTTGCGCCCCCCAAAATCGATATCGACAAACTGCGGGCCTGGAAAGATACCAAGGTGGTAAAAGGGCTGACTGGCGGCTTGGGCCAATTGGCCAAGGCCCGCAAGGTGCAGTTTATCCAGGGCACGGGCACGATTCAGGATACCCATCATCTGCAGGTAGAAACAGCCAATGGCCAGCAAACTTTGCATTTTGAACATCTGATTGTGGCGACGGGTTCCAGCCCGATTGTCTTGCCCTTTTTGCCCAAATCTCCACGGGTGATGGATTCGACAGCTGCGCTTGAATTGCCCGATATTCCTGAGCGCCTGCTGGTACTGGGTGGCGGCTATATTGGGCTCGAAATGGCGACTGTTTATGCGGCCTTGGGTTCAAAAGTAACCGTGGTTGAAATGCTGGATTCTCTCTTGGCAGGAGCCGACCCTGATCTGGTCAAACCTTTGCACAAACGGATTGAAAAACAATTGGCTGCCATTTTGCTGAAAACCAAAGTCACAGGCGCCAAAGAACAGGGTGAAGAACTGGTGGTCAGCTTTGAAGGGCCTGATGGCAAAGCCTTTGAACAGACCTTTGATCGGATTTTGGTTTCCGTGGGCCGCCGTCCCAATGGCAAAGGCATTGGGCTTGAGAATACCAAAATTGAACTCGATCAGCAGGGCTTTATTCCTGTTAATCCCCAGCGCCAGACTGTAGAGCCTTCGATCTATGCGATTGGTGACGTTGCTGGGCAACCTATGCTGGCCCACAAGGCCTCTCATGAGGGCCGTGTCGCGGTAGAGGCGATTGCTGGGCACAAGGTGGCCTTTGAACCCTATGCGATTCCGGCCGTGGTCTTTACCGATCCTGAGGTCGCTTGGTGTGGTCTGACTGAACGTGAAGCCGAGGCCCAGGGCCGTAAGGTAGAAGTAGCCAAGTTTCCATGGGCAGCTTCTGGCCGTGCTTTGACCCTGGATCGTACCGAAGGTTTGACCAAATTGATCATTGATCCTGAAACCGAGCGTGTTTTGGGGGTGGGTATTGTCGGCAAAGGGGCGGGTGAACTGATCGCGGAAGCCACGCTGGCGGTTGAAATGGCTGCTTTGGCGACGGATCTCAAACTCACGATCCATGCGCATCCCACGCTTTCTGAAACCGTGATGGAAGCCGCCGAAATGTTCTTTGGCCAGAGCACACATATTTACAAGCCCAAACGCAGTAAATAG